Proteins encoded in a region of the Geobacillus genomosp. 3 genome:
- a CDS encoding glutamate-5-semialdehyde dehydrogenase, protein MTELLEKAERLKTAAQTLAMLSTEEKNAALAKIAEALDRERAFILQENEKDMAQGREQGLSPALLDRLQLTDERMDQIIGGVHQVASLLDPVGEIVSEWTRPNGLRIQTVRVPLGVVGMVYEARPNVTVDAASLCLKTGNAVLLRGSSSALHSNKALVSVMKGALRTTAVPDAAIELLEDTSRETAQQMFRLNNYLDVLIPRGGAGLIRSVIENATVPVLETGVGNCHIVIDESAERQMAIEIVLNAKLQRPSVCNAVETVLIHETWPHTSDLLETLHARGVELRGDDRLASSHPFIKPATEDDWHAEYLAPILAVKLVADVDEAIAHIRRYGTKHSEAIITENETNVRRFFQAVDAAVLYHNASTRFTDGEQFGYGAEIGISTQKLHARGPMGLVAITTTKSLVYGTGQIRK, encoded by the coding sequence ATGACCGAACTGCTTGAAAAAGCCGAACGTCTGAAAACCGCGGCGCAGACGCTGGCCATGCTGTCAACGGAGGAAAAAAACGCGGCATTGGCAAAAATCGCCGAGGCTCTTGACCGGGAACGCGCCTTCATTTTGCAAGAAAATGAGAAAGATATGGCTCAAGGTCGCGAGCAAGGGCTGTCACCGGCTTTGCTTGACCGACTGCAGCTCACCGACGAACGAATGGACCAAATCATCGGCGGCGTCCACCAAGTCGCTTCCCTTCTCGATCCGGTCGGGGAAATCGTCAGTGAGTGGACGCGGCCGAACGGACTTCGCATTCAAACGGTGCGCGTGCCGCTCGGAGTGGTCGGCATGGTGTATGAAGCGCGGCCGAACGTCACGGTCGATGCCGCCAGCCTTTGCCTGAAAACCGGAAACGCCGTCCTGCTCCGCGGCAGCTCGTCGGCGCTTCACTCAAACAAAGCGCTTGTTTCCGTCATGAAAGGGGCGCTTCGCACCACCGCCGTGCCCGATGCGGCCATTGAACTGCTGGAGGACACGAGCCGGGAAACGGCGCAACAGATGTTCCGCCTCAATAACTATTTGGATGTGCTCATCCCGCGCGGCGGCGCCGGGCTCATCCGCTCGGTCATCGAAAATGCCACCGTGCCGGTGCTTGAGACCGGCGTCGGCAACTGCCATATTGTCATCGACGAATCAGCCGAGCGGCAAATGGCGATCGAGATCGTCCTGAACGCCAAATTGCAGCGGCCGTCCGTCTGCAACGCCGTTGAAACGGTGCTCATTCATGAAACATGGCCGCACACAAGTGACTTGCTTGAGACGCTTCACGCCCGTGGCGTTGAGCTGCGCGGCGACGACCGCCTCGCGTCATCGCATCCGTTCATCAAGCCGGCGACGGAAGACGACTGGCATGCGGAATATTTGGCGCCGATTTTGGCGGTTAAGCTCGTCGCCGATGTCGATGAGGCGATTGCCCATATCCGCCGTTACGGAACGAAGCACTCGGAGGCGATCATCACCGAAAACGAAACGAACGTCCGCCGCTTTTTCCAAGCGGTCGACGCCGCTGTCTTGTACCATAACGCGTCCACCCGCTTCACGGACGGCGAGCAGTTCGGCTACGGGGCGGAAATCGGCATCAGCACGCAAAAGCTGCACGCCCGTGGCCCGATGGGGCTTGTCGCCATCACGACGACGAAATCGCTCGTGTACGGGACGGGGCAAATTCGCAAGTAA
- a CDS encoding beta-eliminating lyase-related protein: protein MDFRSDTVTKPAPEMCRAMFDAEVGDDVYDVAGVETNIVLCDIHGTGLSNDEFVARLKEAGILASPFDAGVIRFVTHREITADSMQTASERMRRMLS from the coding sequence ATGGATTTTCGCAGCGATACAGTGACCAAACCGGCGCCCGAGATGTGCCGAGCGATGTTTGACGCCGAAGTCGGCGATGACGTGTACGATGTCGCCGGTGTAGAAACGAACATCGTTCTTTGCGATATTCACGGCACCGGACTGTCCAACGACGAGTTTGTCGCCCGCCTAAAAGAAGCGGGCATCTTGGCCAGCCCGTTCGATGCCGGCGTCATCCGCTTTGTCACCCACCGGGAAATCACCGCCGACTCGATGCAAACCGCCAGCGAGCGGATGCGCCGGATGCTCTCCTAA
- the proB gene encoding glutamate 5-kinase → MKRQRVVVKIGSSSLTDPKGGLCRDKLLNHVEAIAHLKQLGHDVILITSGAVAAGFGPLGYPARPTTIAGKQAAAAVGQSLLMQAYSSAFARFGFTAAQLLLTRSDFYSRERFRNLFATMTTLLEHGAIPVINENDSVSVEELTFGDNDMLSALVAGFLHADALILLTDINGLYDANPKTNPQAKKYAFLPHITDEMVEAAGGSGSAVGTGGMRSKLSAAQKALSFGVSVFIGTGRGKETLADILAGKGDGTYIGAPFPKQMQMHKQWIAYHAPVAGTITVDSGAEEALLARGKSLLPAGVTAVSGDFHAMDVVDVVNEKGITIGRGQVYYAAADLEKVKGLPSDEARQYSYLHRPEVIHRDNWVTLRKESVFK, encoded by the coding sequence ATGAAACGGCAGCGCGTCGTTGTCAAAATCGGGAGCAGCTCGCTCACCGATCCGAAAGGCGGCCTTTGCCGCGACAAACTGCTCAACCATGTCGAAGCCATCGCCCATTTGAAACAGCTCGGCCATGACGTCATTCTCATCACCTCCGGCGCCGTCGCCGCCGGGTTCGGGCCGCTCGGCTACCCGGCGCGGCCGACGACGATCGCCGGCAAACAGGCCGCTGCCGCCGTCGGGCAAAGCTTGCTCATGCAGGCGTACAGCTCGGCGTTCGCCCGCTTTGGCTTCACGGCTGCCCAACTGTTGTTGACGCGCAGCGACTTTTACAGCCGCGAGCGGTTTCGCAACTTGTTCGCCACGATGACGACGTTGCTCGAACATGGGGCGATCCCGGTCATCAATGAAAACGACTCCGTTTCTGTTGAAGAATTGACGTTTGGCGACAATGACATGCTTTCGGCGCTTGTCGCCGGCTTTTTGCACGCCGATGCGCTCATTTTGCTGACCGATATTAACGGGCTGTATGACGCCAATCCGAAAACGAACCCGCAAGCGAAAAAATATGCCTTTTTGCCGCACATTACAGACGAGATGGTCGAAGCGGCCGGCGGCAGCGGCTCGGCGGTCGGCACCGGCGGCATGCGCTCGAAGCTGTCAGCCGCTCAAAAAGCGTTGTCCTTCGGCGTCAGCGTTTTTATCGGCACCGGACGCGGCAAAGAAACACTCGCCGATATTTTAGCCGGAAAAGGCGACGGGACGTACATCGGCGCCCCGTTCCCGAAACAAATGCAAATGCATAAGCAATGGATCGCGTATCACGCGCCGGTTGCCGGCACGATCACCGTTGACAGCGGCGCGGAGGAAGCGCTCCTTGCGCGCGGCAAAAGCTTGCTTCCCGCCGGCGTCACAGCCGTTTCCGGCGACTTTCATGCGATGGATGTCGTCGATGTCGTCAATGAAAAAGGGATCACGATCGGCCGCGGCCAAGTGTATTATGCCGCCGCCGATTTAGAAAAAGTAAAAGGACTCCCGAGCGACGAAGCGCGGCAATACTCGTACTTGCACCGCCCGGAAGTCATTCACCGCGACAATTGGGTCACATTGCGAAAGGAGAGTGTATTCAAATGA
- the ilvD gene encoding dihydroxy-acid dehydratase translates to MKTRRSDMIKKGFDRAPHRSLLRAAGVKEEDFDKPFIAVVNSYIDIIPGHVHLQEFGKIVKEAIREAGGVPFEMNTIGVDDGIAMGHIGMRYSLPSREIIADSIETVVSAHWFDGMVCIPNCDKITPGMMMAAMRLNIPTIFVSGGPMKAGVTKDGRKISLSSVFEGVGAYLGGTLDEKGLEELERYGCPTCGSCSGMFTANSMNCLAEALGLALPGNGTILAIDPARKEFVRESAKQLMYLIEHDIKPRDIVTEKAIDNAFALDMALGGSTNTVLHTLAIANEAGIEYSLERINEVAARVPHLAKLAPASDVHYIEDLHEAGGVSAVLNELAKKEGALHLDTLTVTGKTLGENIAGCEVKNYDVIRPIDNPYSETGGLAILFGNLAPDGAVIKTGAVQGGITRHEGPAIVFDSQEEALEGIASGKIQPGHVVVIRYEGPKGGPGMPEMLAPTSQIVGMGLGTKVALVTDGRFSGASRGLSIGHVSPEAAEGGPIAFIEDGDIIEIDTVKRTINVKLSDEELERRKANWKGFEPKVKTGYLARYSKHVTSASTGGIMKI, encoded by the coding sequence ATGAAAACACGGCGCAGCGACATGATCAAAAAAGGATTTGACCGGGCTCCGCACCGCAGCTTGTTGCGGGCGGCCGGCGTGAAGGAAGAAGATTTTGACAAACCGTTTATCGCGGTTGTCAATTCGTATATTGACATTATTCCAGGGCACGTCCATCTGCAAGAGTTTGGGAAAATCGTGAAGGAAGCGATCCGTGAGGCGGGCGGCGTGCCGTTTGAAATGAATACAATCGGCGTCGATGACGGCATTGCGATGGGGCATATCGGGATGCGCTATTCGCTTCCGAGCCGGGAAATTATCGCCGACTCGATTGAAACCGTTGTTTCCGCACATTGGTTTGACGGCATGGTGTGCATTCCGAACTGCGACAAAATTACGCCGGGAATGATGATGGCGGCGATGCGGCTCAACATTCCGACAATTTTCGTCAGCGGCGGGCCGATGAAAGCCGGCGTGACGAAAGACGGGCGGAAAATTTCCCTCTCGTCCGTGTTTGAAGGAGTCGGGGCGTATTTAGGGGGAACGCTCGATGAGAAAGGGCTTGAAGAGCTTGAACGATACGGCTGTCCGACGTGCGGGTCGTGTTCAGGCATGTTTACCGCCAATTCGATGAACTGTCTGGCCGAAGCGCTTGGGCTCGCGCTGCCGGGCAACGGCACGATTTTGGCAATCGACCCGGCGCGCAAGGAGTTTGTCCGCGAGTCGGCGAAACAGCTCATGTATTTGATCGAACATGACATTAAACCGCGCGACATCGTCACGGAAAAAGCGATCGACAACGCGTTCGCGCTTGATATGGCACTCGGTGGCTCAACGAACACGGTGCTGCATACGCTCGCGATCGCCAATGAAGCCGGCATCGAGTACTCGCTTGAGCGCATTAACGAAGTGGCGGCGCGCGTGCCGCATTTGGCGAAACTCGCCCCGGCATCGGATGTCCATTACATCGAAGATTTGCATGAAGCGGGCGGCGTTTCGGCGGTGTTGAACGAGCTGGCGAAAAAAGAAGGGGCGCTTCATCTCGATACGCTCACCGTCACCGGCAAAACGCTTGGCGAAAACATTGCCGGCTGTGAAGTGAAAAACTATGACGTCATCCGGCCGATCGACAACCCGTATTCGGAAACGGGCGGGCTCGCCATTTTGTTCGGCAACTTGGCTCCGGACGGCGCCGTCATTAAAACCGGGGCGGTGCAAGGCGGCATTACGCGCCATGAAGGGCCGGCGATCGTCTTTGACTCTCAAGAGGAAGCGCTTGAAGGCATCGCCAGCGGCAAAATCCAACCTGGCCATGTTGTCGTCATCCGCTACGAAGGGCCAAAAGGCGGCCCTGGAATGCCGGAAATGCTCGCCCCGACATCGCAAATTGTCGGCATGGGGCTCGGTACAAAGGTGGCGCTTGTCACTGACGGCCGCTTCTCCGGTGCTTCGCGCGGCTTGTCGATTGGACACGTCTCTCCGGAAGCGGCTGAGGGTGGGCCGATCGCGTTTATCGAAGACGGCGATATCATCGAAATCGACACGGTCAAACGGACGATCAACGTCAAGCTTTCTGATGAAGAGCTCGAACGCCGGAAGGCGAACTGGAAAGGCTTTGAGCCGAAAGTGAAAACCGGATATCTCGCCCGCTACTCGAAGCATGTCACCTCAGCGAGCACGGGGGGGATTATGAAAATTTAA
- a CDS encoding GtrA family protein produces MNENLHTFRKEKQAVWRFAVVGVGNTAIDFVVFFVLAALSVPAAAAQMASYGAGMANSYIWNRRWTFEVKRKANIGEFLRFLAVNGLSLGASLAVLLAAERLAPLWLTKMAATMAGMAVNFVGSRVWVFAETGK; encoded by the coding sequence ATGAACGAAAACCTTCATACATTTCGTAAAGAAAAACAAGCGGTATGGCGGTTTGCCGTCGTCGGGGTGGGCAATACGGCGATTGATTTTGTCGTCTTTTTTGTGCTTGCGGCGCTCAGCGTCCCGGCGGCGGCCGCCCAAATGGCTTCCTATGGTGCCGGGATGGCCAACAGCTACATTTGGAACCGGCGTTGGACGTTTGAAGTGAAGCGAAAGGCGAATATCGGGGAATTTTTGCGCTTTCTTGCCGTCAACGGGTTGTCGCTTGGCGCGTCGCTGGCGGTTTTGCTTGCAGCGGAACGGCTCGCGCCGCTTTGGCTGACGAAAATGGCGGCTACAATGGCCGGGATGGCGGTGAACTTTGTCGGCAGCCGTGTTTGGGTGTTTGCGGAAACGGGAAAATAA